The Candidatus Eisenbacteria bacterium genome contains a region encoding:
- a CDS encoding sigma-54 dependent transcriptional regulator, which produces MNIHVAIVMQQGPDRDSLVRHVTDQGCAVTVRDHPSELLTGPEENWQLGFLDFNGDFGERREVVRKLKERYPRMQLALWLDRAAADLAAEMNELGVRNIYLKPVRFEPIDGLLRAAGKSAAQQARQQRETVKVQEEFRFERIVGESPAIRESIELARSVAESSATSVLLLGESGVGKELFARAIHGESPRAHGPFMEINCAAIPRELLESELFGHEKGAFTDATQLRVGLFEAAEGGSVFLDEIGELPLTLQAKLLKFLDSKIVRRVGGSRDIAVDVRILAATNRELVDEVRQGRFREDLYYRLHVVPIAIPPLRERSDDAVLLARLFVERVGRKLGKKTKLTSAAEREISRYPWPGNVRELMNAIERAVLLARGEEIGADDLAIPRVRERGPGQEISLADIGLRIPAEGVSLVAVEKAVIEGALARTHGNVVEAAKLLHIGRGSLRCKMRRHGLSREEPVRAGVA; this is translated from the coding sequence TTGAATATCCACGTCGCGATCGTCATGCAGCAGGGGCCGGACCGGGACTCGCTGGTGCGTCATGTGACGGACCAGGGGTGCGCCGTCACCGTCCGCGATCATCCCTCGGAGCTCCTGACCGGACCCGAGGAGAACTGGCAGCTCGGATTCCTCGACTTCAACGGCGACTTCGGCGAGCGCCGCGAGGTCGTCCGGAAGCTCAAAGAGCGCTACCCGCGCATGCAGCTCGCCCTCTGGCTCGACCGCGCCGCGGCGGATCTCGCGGCCGAGATGAACGAGCTCGGAGTCCGGAACATCTACCTGAAGCCGGTCCGGTTCGAGCCGATCGACGGACTCCTGCGCGCCGCCGGAAAGAGCGCCGCGCAGCAGGCGCGCCAGCAGCGCGAGACCGTCAAGGTCCAGGAGGAGTTCCGGTTCGAGCGCATCGTGGGGGAGAGCCCCGCGATCCGGGAATCCATCGAGCTGGCGCGGAGCGTGGCCGAATCGAGCGCGACCTCGGTGCTCCTCCTCGGCGAGAGCGGCGTGGGCAAGGAGCTCTTCGCGCGCGCGATCCACGGCGAGAGCCCGCGCGCACACGGCCCGTTCATGGAGATCAACTGCGCCGCGATCCCGCGCGAGCTCCTCGAGAGCGAGCTCTTCGGGCACGAGAAGGGCGCGTTCACGGACGCGACCCAGCTCCGCGTGGGCCTCTTCGAGGCCGCGGAGGGCGGGTCCGTGTTCCTCGACGAGATCGGCGAGCTCCCGCTCACGCTCCAGGCGAAGCTCCTCAAGTTCCTCGACTCGAAGATCGTGCGCCGCGTGGGCGGCTCGCGCGACATCGCGGTCGACGTGCGCATCCTGGCGGCGACGAACCGCGAGCTCGTGGACGAGGTGCGCCAGGGCCGCTTCCGCGAGGACCTCTACTACCGGCTCCACGTCGTGCCGATCGCGATCCCGCCGCTCCGGGAGCGTTCCGACGACGCGGTGCTCCTCGCGCGGCTCTTCGTCGAGCGCGTGGGACGGAAGCTCGGGAAGAAGACGAAGCTCACGTCCGCGGCCGAGCGCGAGATCTCCCGCTATCCGTGGCCCGGGAACGTGCGCGAGCTGATGAACGCGATCGAGCGCGCCGTGCTGCTCGCGCGCGGCGAGGAGATCGGCGCCGACGACCTCGCGATTCCCCGAGTGCGCGAACGCGGACCGGGGCAGGAGATCTCCCTCGCCGACATCGGGCTCCGGATCCCCGCCGAGGGGGTCTCGCTCGTCGCCGTCGAGAAGGCCGTGATCGAGGGCGCCCTCGCCCGAACGCACGGAAACGTG